Proteins encoded by one window of Moorella humiferrea:
- a CDS encoding NAD(P)/FAD-dependent oxidoreductase — protein sequence MAGKYDVVIVGAGPAGIFTALELVRQESGLKVLILEKGHGLKRRVCPSKETRSSCLHCNPCSVVSGWGGAGAFSDGKLTLSPEVGGWLREYIPEREVTALIEYVDGVYRHFGAPDKVYGSPDDERIADIQRQAILADLKLIPAPIRHLGTGRTQEILQAMKDYLEEHGVEVRTDTPVEEILVKDGRVSGVVTRKGEEIGARYVVLAPGREGADWLRRVAASLNLKLAVNPVDIGVRVEVPAAVMEHLTSVIYESKFIFYSRKFDDRVRTFCMNPYGEVVLENNEGLVTVNGHSYADKKTDNTNFALLVSKTFTEPFKEPIAYGRYVAQLANLLGGGVLVQRLGDLLSGRRTTADRLEKGLVTPTLTEATPGDLSLVFPYRHLTAIVEMLAAMDKIAPGVYSRHTLLYGVEVKFYSSRLSLSRELETNIRGLYAAGDGAGVTRGLAQASAAGVIAARAIMTGD from the coding sequence ATGGCTGGAAAATATGATGTGGTCATCGTCGGCGCCGGCCCGGCGGGGATTTTTACCGCCCTGGAGCTGGTACGGCAGGAAAGCGGCCTTAAGGTGCTTATCCTGGAGAAGGGACACGGTTTAAAACGCCGGGTATGCCCGTCCAAGGAGACGCGTTCCAGCTGTTTGCACTGCAACCCCTGCTCGGTAGTATCCGGCTGGGGAGGAGCCGGTGCCTTCAGTGACGGTAAATTAACCCTGTCGCCGGAAGTGGGCGGCTGGTTGAGGGAATATATACCGGAAAGGGAAGTCACGGCCTTAATCGAGTATGTCGACGGCGTCTACCGCCATTTCGGGGCGCCGGATAAAGTTTACGGCAGCCCTGACGATGAGCGGATAGCTGACATTCAGCGCCAGGCCATTTTGGCCGATTTGAAGCTCATCCCGGCCCCCATTCGCCACTTGGGGACGGGACGCACCCAGGAAATCCTTCAGGCCATGAAGGATTATTTAGAGGAGCATGGCGTCGAGGTGCGCACGGATACACCGGTGGAAGAAATCCTGGTAAAGGATGGCCGGGTTAGCGGCGTGGTAACTCGTAAGGGAGAAGAAATAGGCGCTCGCTATGTGGTCCTGGCTCCCGGGCGGGAAGGTGCCGACTGGCTGCGCCGGGTGGCCGCCAGTTTAAACCTGAAGCTGGCCGTAAACCCGGTGGACATTGGTGTGCGGGTGGAAGTGCCGGCGGCCGTTATGGAGCATTTAACCAGCGTTATTTATGAATCCAAGTTCATCTTTTATTCCCGGAAATTCGACGACCGGGTACGGACCTTCTGTATGAATCCTTACGGCGAAGTGGTGCTGGAGAACAATGAGGGTCTGGTGACGGTAAACGGCCATTCTTACGCGGATAAAAAGACCGACAACACCAATTTTGCCCTGCTGGTGAGCAAAACCTTCACCGAACCCTTTAAGGAACCCATAGCCTACGGCCGTTATGTGGCCCAGCTGGCCAACCTCCTGGGAGGAGGCGTCCTTGTCCAGCGCCTGGGCGACCTTCTGTCGGGTAGGCGGACCACGGCTGACCGTCTGGAAAAGGGCCTGGTAACACCGACCCTGACGGAAGCCACTCCGGGGGACCTTTCCCTGGTCTTTCCCTACCGGCACCTTACGGCCATTGTAGAGATGCTGGCGGCTATGGATAAAATAGCTCCCGGCGTTTACTCCCGGCACACCCTTCTTTATGGCGTGGAGGTCAAATTTTACTCTTCGCGGTTGAGTTTGAGCCGGGAACTGGAAACAAATATCCGCGGCCTCTATGCGGCCGGCGACGGTGCCGGGGTTACCAGGGGTCTGGCCCAGGCTTCGGCGGCCGGCGTCATTGCCGCCCGGGCTATTATGACCGGCGACTGA
- a CDS encoding L-lactate permease → MPWVQVYDPVNNLALSALLAALPILFLFYALAVQKMKGHIAGLLTVIVAIVVAVVGYRMPLNLALLSFIDGGLYGLFPIGWIVVTAVFLYQITVKTGQFEIIKDSIAGITEDRRLQALLIAFSFGAFLEGSAGFGAPVAITAAMLAGLGFNPVYAASICLLANTAPVAFGAIGVPVLTLGQVAGIDPMLLSKMIGRQLPFLSILVPFWLVAIMSGWKGVKETWPACLVSGGSFAVAQWFSSNYLSPMLPDIISSLFSLVCLILLLRVWQPRNIWRFTNERASEKFTRHSPGAILKAWAPFIVLTLMVADWGTGQVKAVLDQVTLKFPIPGLHQAVVKAGGEPMAAIFTFNWLSAPGTGILIAAFITMLLLNMRFGEWLRLFGETLHELRYAILTMFLVLGFAYIANFSGMSTTLGQALTVTGKVFPFVAPFLGWLGVFITGSDTSANALFGKLQYVTAQNIGVDPVLTVAANSSGGVTGKMISPQSIAVATAATGQVGREGELFRFAIVPSLLMTVFISIITLLQAYVFRWMIPVHGELSPQAAVVAAASKSEGIMILAGTLVVIVFLALIVAFSNRHMTRREVYTPGK, encoded by the coding sequence ATGCCCTGGGTGCAAGTTTATGATCCGGTAAATAATCTTGCCCTTTCAGCCCTGTTGGCGGCGCTACCTATTCTTTTCCTCTTTTACGCTTTGGCGGTGCAAAAAATGAAGGGCCATATTGCCGGCCTCTTGACGGTAATTGTAGCCATTGTCGTCGCCGTTGTCGGTTATCGTATGCCTCTGAACCTCGCCCTCCTTTCCTTTATTGACGGCGGGCTTTACGGTTTGTTTCCCATTGGTTGGATTGTGGTAACGGCGGTATTTTTATACCAAATAACTGTAAAAACCGGACAGTTTGAAATTATTAAGGATTCCATTGCCGGAATTACCGAGGATCGCAGGCTGCAGGCTTTGCTTATCGCCTTTTCCTTCGGCGCCTTCCTTGAGGGCTCGGCCGGTTTCGGCGCGCCGGTGGCCATTACTGCCGCCATGCTGGCCGGTTTGGGCTTTAACCCCGTTTATGCCGCCAGCATCTGTCTACTGGCCAACACCGCGCCCGTGGCCTTTGGGGCCATTGGGGTACCCGTCCTGACCCTGGGCCAGGTAGCGGGGATAGATCCGATGCTTTTGAGCAAAATGATCGGCAGGCAGCTCCCCTTCCTCTCCATTCTGGTACCGTTCTGGCTGGTGGCCATCATGTCGGGATGGAAGGGCGTTAAAGAAACATGGCCGGCCTGCCTGGTAAGTGGCGGTTCCTTCGCCGTAGCCCAGTGGTTTTCTTCTAACTATTTAAGTCCGATGCTGCCCGACATTATTTCTTCCCTCTTCTCCCTCGTCTGCCTCATCTTGCTCCTGCGGGTCTGGCAGCCCCGTAATATCTGGCGTTTCACCAATGAACGCGCTTCGGAAAAGTTCACTCGCCATTCACCCGGTGCCATTCTTAAGGCGTGGGCTCCCTTCATCGTTCTTACCTTGATGGTGGCCGACTGGGGTACCGGACAGGTAAAAGCCGTGCTGGATCAGGTCACCCTCAAATTCCCCATTCCGGGGCTGCACCAGGCCGTCGTTAAGGCGGGCGGTGAGCCCATGGCGGCTATCTTTACTTTTAACTGGCTGTCCGCCCCGGGTACGGGAATCTTGATTGCCGCCTTTATAACCATGTTGCTTCTCAACATGCGTTTCGGCGAGTGGCTGCGCCTTTTCGGCGAAACGCTGCATGAACTCCGTTACGCCATCTTGACCATGTTTTTGGTGTTAGGTTTTGCTTATATTGCCAACTTTTCCGGGATGAGCACCACTTTGGGACAGGCACTTACGGTAACCGGTAAGGTGTTTCCCTTTGTAGCGCCATTCCTGGGCTGGCTCGGGGTCTTCATTACCGGAAGCGATACTTCGGCCAATGCCCTTTTTGGAAAACTGCAGTATGTTACCGCCCAAAACATCGGCGTCGATCCGGTGCTTACAGTTGCGGCCAACTCCTCGGGCGGCGTCACGGGAAAAATGATCTCGCCCCAGAGCATTGCCGTGGCTACAGCGGCTACGGGTCAGGTGGGACGGGAAGGAGAGCTTTTCCGTTTCGCCATAGTTCCCAGCTTGTTAATGACAGTGTTTATCAGCATCATTACCCTTCTCCAGGCTTACGTCTTTAGGTGGATGATCCCGGTCCACGGCGAGCTGTCCCCCCAGGCGGCTGTTGTTGCCGCGGCCAGCAAATCCGAAGGCATAATGATCCTTGCTGGCACCCTGGTGGTGATTGTCTTTTTGGCATTAATCGTAGCCTTCAGCAATCGCCATATGACCCGGCGCGAGGTATATACACCGGGTAAATAA
- a CDS encoding LutC/YkgG family protein codes for MAQEDLIAAFTRQAGVMGAQILPVEGRRELGKALAEALKPCGRRAALFASPLVRETNLEEALTAAGFTVEKDGPDFAREADVGIVEFDYGIAETGTLAMDATALKARLAAMLPLTCVALLRTKRIRANLTEVIEAYLERGSWPGYFTLVTGPSRTADIERSLTIGVHGPERLLIVLVGDEGGDDRGR; via the coding sequence TTGGCCCAGGAAGATTTAATTGCCGCCTTTACCCGTCAGGCCGGAGTTATGGGAGCCCAGATTTTGCCGGTAGAAGGCAGACGGGAATTAGGGAAGGCCCTTGCCGAGGCATTAAAGCCCTGCGGCCGACGCGCGGCGTTGTTTGCTTCGCCCCTCGTCAGGGAAACAAACTTAGAGGAAGCCTTGACGGCGGCCGGGTTTACCGTGGAAAAGGATGGTCCTGATTTCGCCCGCGAGGCGGACGTCGGTATTGTAGAATTCGATTACGGTATCGCTGAAACGGGGACGCTGGCCATGGACGCTACCGCTTTAAAGGCGCGCCTAGCAGCCATGTTGCCCCTTACCTGCGTTGCTCTGCTACGGACGAAACGGATAAGGGCCAATTTGACCGAAGTGATAGAAGCTTATCTGGAACGGGGCAGTTGGCCGGGGTATTTCACCCTGGTTACAGGCCCCAGCCGTACGGCCGATATTGAACGCAGCCTGACGATCGGCGTGCACGGGCCGGAGCGGTTACTGATCGTTCTGGTGGGAGACGAGGGAGGCGACGACCGTGGCCGCTAA
- a CDS encoding FAD-binding oxidoreductase, protein MLAQELLKKIQDVVGPENCLRDEADRFCYAFDSSLLSQINNWVPDLVVRVKTTEQVATILKLANEYRVPVVPRGAGTGQCCGSVAWRGGITLDLSGMNQILSFDLENLQVVVQPGIVHAELNKALAPHGFFFPPDPGSTKMCTLGGMVAFNSSGQRSVKYGTTKQYILGLEVVLPTGEVITTGGAKSRALKSVAGYDLTGLFVGSEGTLGVVTRIRLKVLPIPEKRGLVVAFFDELEASGKAVVQIFRGRLLPSAIEIMDRTAMKAAGMYKPDLNLPDAEAMLLFEVDGSPVDVTYQAQKIAEICRQFTQRVEWTDDPKRLGELWAARGVVGAAAGRVKEGATRVYIGEDICVPVVMVPQALKKIQELSVKYNIPIVTYGHIGDGNLHAAPVINTYDQEEIEKVKKLGDEIHRMALAMEGTTTGEHGVGLTRAQYMEEELGLSLDVMRRIKKLLDPNNILNPGKMALEGE, encoded by the coding sequence ATGCTGGCACAAGAATTGCTAAAAAAGATCCAAGATGTCGTCGGCCCCGAAAATTGCTTAAGGGATGAGGCCGACCGTTTTTGCTATGCCTTCGATTCTTCCCTTTTATCCCAGATCAACAACTGGGTACCAGATTTAGTTGTAAGGGTAAAAACGACGGAACAGGTGGCCACCATCCTCAAGCTGGCCAATGAATACCGGGTGCCGGTGGTGCCCAGGGGCGCGGGGACGGGCCAGTGTTGCGGTTCTGTGGCCTGGCGCGGCGGCATAACTTTAGATCTCAGCGGCATGAACCAGATTTTATCTTTTGATCTGGAAAACCTGCAGGTGGTCGTCCAGCCGGGCATTGTCCATGCCGAGTTGAATAAAGCCCTGGCTCCCCACGGCTTTTTCTTCCCCCCCGATCCCGGGAGCACCAAGATGTGCACCCTTGGAGGGATGGTGGCCTTTAATTCCAGCGGGCAGCGCTCAGTTAAATACGGTACGACCAAACAATACATCCTTGGGCTGGAGGTAGTTTTGCCCACCGGTGAGGTTATCACGACGGGCGGCGCCAAGTCGCGGGCGTTGAAGTCGGTGGCCGGCTATGATTTGACGGGTTTGTTTGTAGGGTCCGAGGGTACCCTTGGCGTGGTGACGAGGATCCGCCTGAAAGTGTTGCCCATACCCGAAAAACGCGGTCTGGTGGTAGCCTTTTTTGACGAGCTGGAGGCTTCAGGTAAGGCCGTCGTCCAGATTTTCCGCGGCAGGCTGCTGCCGTCGGCCATTGAGATCATGGACCGAACGGCCATGAAGGCGGCAGGCATGTATAAACCCGATCTAAACCTGCCCGACGCCGAGGCCATGCTCCTCTTTGAAGTCGACGGATCGCCGGTGGATGTAACCTACCAGGCCCAAAAAATTGCCGAGATATGCCGGCAGTTTACCCAGAGGGTGGAGTGGACCGACGATCCCAAGCGTTTGGGGGAACTATGGGCCGCCCGCGGGGTGGTGGGCGCCGCCGCCGGCAGGGTGAAGGAGGGAGCCACCCGGGTATATATCGGTGAGGACATCTGCGTGCCCGTTGTCATGGTACCGCAGGCTTTAAAGAAAATTCAGGAGCTGAGTGTAAAATATAACATCCCCATCGTCACCTACGGCCACATCGGCGACGGTAACCTCCATGCCGCTCCCGTTATTAACACCTATGACCAGGAAGAAATTGAAAAGGTAAAAAAGTTAGGGGATGAAATCCACCGCATGGCCCTGGCAATGGAGGGGACGACGACGGGAGAACACGGCGTGGGCCTGACACGGGCCCAGTATATGGAAGAAGAGCTGGGCCTTTCCCTTGACGTAATGCGGCGCATCAAGAAGCTCCTCGACCCCAACAACATCCTGAATCCAGGGAAAATGGCCCTGGAGGGGGAATGA
- a CDS encoding FadR/GntR family transcriptional regulator yields the protein MELKPIRPKKIYEEIVRQIKDLIGEGNLKPGDRLPSERELSERLGVSRASVREALSALAAMGVIDIRPGEGTFVQNVRREAIVEPLAMALLMDRQAAMELLEARQALEGEAAYLAACRAGPEDIEKMAAILKEMDGDLKKGTLGEEADLRFHLAIAEAARNSVLAKLMHTVSDTMRQALRTSRQRLYTTPGNPELLFEQHKQIFEAIKNQKPRAARRAICQHLRFVERELQKE from the coding sequence GTGGAGTTAAAGCCTATCCGGCCTAAAAAGATCTACGAAGAGATCGTCCGGCAGATAAAAGATCTCATCGGCGAAGGCAATTTAAAACCCGGCGATCGTCTGCCTTCAGAACGGGAACTGTCCGAGCGTCTGGGCGTCAGCCGCGCCTCTGTGCGGGAGGCCTTAAGCGCCCTGGCGGCCATGGGGGTTATCGACATTCGGCCCGGGGAAGGTACCTTCGTGCAGAACGTTCGTCGCGAGGCCATCGTGGAACCCCTGGCCATGGCCCTGCTCATGGACCGCCAGGCGGCCATGGAGCTCCTGGAAGCGCGCCAGGCCCTGGAAGGCGAGGCCGCCTATCTTGCGGCCTGCCGCGCCGGCCCGGAAGATATAGAAAAAATGGCCGCTATCTTAAAAGAAATGGACGGCGACCTTAAGAAAGGCACTTTGGGAGAAGAGGCCGACCTGCGCTTTCACCTGGCCATAGCTGAGGCGGCCCGCAATTCGGTTCTCGCCAAACTCATGCATACGGTTTCCGACACCATGCGTCAGGCCCTGCGTACCAGCCGTCAGCGCCTTTATACCACTCCGGGCAATCCCGAACTGCTTTTCGAGCAGCATAAACAAATTTTCGAAGCCATAAAAAATCAAAAGCCCCG
- the ldhH gene encoding L-lactate dehydrogenase (quinone) large subunit LdhH codes for MAAKEFRERLHKALNNASLRGALERFADSYIISREEVYRGKDFAALREKIAAIKGDAAGRYEELAAQFTRAVEARGGKVFRAHDAAAAREYIYQVAKEHGVTDVVKSKSFASEEIHLNEYLQERGITPHETDLAEWILQLMPGERPSHMVMPAIHLPKEEVARVFSRYLGEPVEPDIKNMVRIARRELRKKFLTAGMGISGANIAVAETGTIVICTNEGNARLATTVPPVHVAIVGYEKLVPKLKDIVPILEALPRSGTAQPITSYVTMITGPVPARKGDGEGIKELHVVLLDNGRTRMAADPVFKEALQCIRCASCTNVCPVFQLVSGQVYGYIYSGGIGSILTAFFNSLEDAADPQSLCIGCRRCAEVCPAKINIPDLVLKLRERVVEKQGLSRAYRIALHGVVAKPRLMHTMLRAASRLQGPVTHGRPFIRHLPLYFSSFTEGRSLPAIARVPLRDRVKNLEGALRKSRLRAAFYSGCVIDFVYPEIGEAVYKVLGREGVEVTFPQGQACCGAPAIYAGDRETAVSLAKLNIAALEEAKADVIVTACPTCAVALKKNFIELLAGDPAWEGRAKDLAARVKDFTQLVHELKKSEGSAPEGKGRDRGIVKVTYHDSCHFKRHLGLDRAAREVLTSQPGIELVEMRESDRCCGFGGSYSVKYPEISRPILERKLKNIMASGAEIVATDCPGCILQLRGGLDQTGSDIQVKHTAEILANKD; via the coding sequence GTGGCCGCTAAAGAATTTAGAGAACGGCTCCATAAGGCCTTGAATAATGCCAGCCTGCGGGGCGCCCTGGAACGTTTTGCCGATTCCTATATCATTTCCCGGGAAGAGGTTTATAGGGGCAAGGATTTCGCCGCCCTGCGGGAAAAGATTGCCGCCATCAAGGGCGACGCCGCCGGACGTTATGAAGAACTAGCCGCCCAGTTTACCCGGGCGGTGGAGGCCAGGGGAGGAAAGGTATTTCGCGCTCACGATGCTGCGGCCGCGCGGGAGTATATTTACCAGGTGGCTAAGGAACACGGGGTAACTGACGTCGTAAAATCAAAGTCCTTCGCTTCGGAAGAGATCCACCTCAACGAGTATCTTCAGGAGCGGGGTATCACCCCCCATGAAACCGATCTGGCAGAGTGGATTTTGCAGCTCATGCCCGGGGAACGACCGTCCCATATGGTCATGCCGGCCATTCACCTGCCCAAGGAAGAGGTGGCCCGGGTCTTCAGCCGTTACCTGGGAGAGCCGGTGGAGCCGGATATTAAAAATATGGTGCGCATCGCCCGGCGCGAGCTCAGGAAAAAGTTCCTTACCGCCGGTATGGGTATCAGCGGCGCCAATATTGCTGTGGCCGAAACGGGAACTATAGTCATCTGCACCAATGAGGGCAATGCCCGCTTGGCCACCACCGTCCCTCCGGTCCATGTGGCCATCGTCGGCTACGAAAAGCTGGTGCCGAAGCTAAAAGACATCGTGCCCATCCTTGAGGCCCTGCCCCGCAGCGGTACGGCCCAGCCCATTACCAGCTACGTAACCATGATAACCGGTCCAGTGCCGGCCCGGAAGGGCGACGGCGAGGGAATAAAGGAACTGCACGTGGTCCTTTTGGACAACGGCCGTACCCGCATGGCGGCTGATCCCGTCTTTAAGGAAGCCCTCCAATGCATCCGCTGCGCCTCCTGCACCAACGTCTGTCCCGTCTTCCAGCTCGTCAGCGGGCAGGTATACGGTTATATTTACAGCGGCGGCATTGGCAGTATTCTAACGGCCTTCTTCAACTCCCTGGAGGATGCCGCCGACCCCCAGAGCCTCTGTATCGGCTGTCGACGCTGCGCCGAAGTCTGCCCGGCCAAGATAAACATTCCGGATCTCGTCTTAAAACTGCGGGAGCGGGTGGTGGAGAAACAGGGGCTTTCCAGGGCGTATCGTATTGCCCTCCACGGGGTGGTGGCCAAACCGAGGCTTATGCACACCATGCTGCGGGCGGCTTCCCGCCTTCAGGGGCCGGTGACCCACGGCCGGCCCTTCATCCGGCACCTCCCCCTTTATTTCAGCAGTTTTACCGAGGGGCGGAGCCTGCCGGCCATTGCCCGGGTACCCCTGCGGGACAGGGTGAAAAACCTGGAAGGTGCTTTACGCAAGTCCCGCCTGCGGGCGGCCTTTTACAGTGGCTGCGTCATTGATTTCGTCTACCCCGAAATCGGGGAAGCCGTTTATAAGGTGCTGGGACGGGAAGGGGTGGAGGTGACCTTTCCCCAGGGGCAGGCCTGCTGTGGCGCGCCCGCCATTTATGCCGGCGATCGGGAAACAGCGGTTAGCTTGGCCAAGCTCAATATTGCCGCCCTGGAAGAAGCCAAGGCCGACGTAATCGTTACCGCCTGTCCTACCTGTGCCGTGGCCCTGAAGAAAAACTTTATCGAGCTTCTGGCCGGGGACCCGGCCTGGGAAGGGCGGGCAAAAGACTTGGCGGCCAGGGTTAAAGACTTCACCCAGCTCGTCCATGAGCTCAAGAAGAGCGAAGGGTCTGCCCCCGAAGGCAAAGGACGAGACAGGGGCATCGTTAAAGTCACCTATCATGATTCCTGCCATTTCAAGCGACACCTGGGGCTGGACAGGGCGGCGCGAGAGGTTTTGACAAGCCAACCCGGCATCGAATTGGTAGAGATGCGGGAGAGCGACCGCTGCTGCGGTTTCGGCGGTTCTTACAGCGTCAAATATCCGGAAATCAGCCGCCCTATCCTCGAACGCAAACTTAAAAATATCATGGCGAGCGGGGCGGAAATAGTGGCCACCGACTGTCCGGGCTGCATTCTCCAGCTCCGCGGCGGCCTGGATCAGACGGGTAGCGATATTCAGGTCAAGCACACGGCGGAAATACTTGCAAATAAAGATTGA
- a CDS encoding (Fe-S)-binding protein yields MAVDKNDLNNLPRLLLPCVRCGQCRSVCPVFLAKGVESDSPRGRMTLVRALLEGKLKPSDLLNEKLQQCLLCRTCVMECPSGVHVDRVIIAAREKLAEKKGIPLKKKVITRWLLPNLNRLAAFMPAAALLEGIVAVRVSGGYYRPRLNLPLVGKRLLPSVGGKRPEFLTSSTGGSFSASSAGRRVVFFTGCMTNMAYPRVAGAVVEVLRRHGVEVVIPKELVCCGLPMLAAGDRESFLRVREENIKVFKKYPGLAIITACASCGSTLKEYYAGGIEGKVYDFTEFLLGEVDFQPPRGVVERKITYHDPCHLRKAQQIKEQPRRLLKSIPGVQYQEVKEPDRCCGFGGTFSLSFPDLSQEIGITKVQALMDTGADTVVTACPGCMLQLADGLYNRQSAAAVMHVAEVLAAAYRAEERQN; encoded by the coding sequence ATGGCGGTGGATAAAAACGACCTCAACAATCTGCCGCGGCTGCTTTTGCCCTGCGTGCGCTGCGGTCAGTGCCGCTCGGTTTGTCCGGTGTTTTTGGCCAAAGGCGTAGAAAGCGATTCTCCCCGGGGGCGGATGACCCTGGTCCGGGCCCTGCTGGAAGGGAAATTAAAGCCGAGCGACCTTTTAAATGAAAAACTGCAGCAGTGTCTGCTCTGCCGGACCTGCGTCATGGAATGCCCCAGCGGGGTTCATGTAGACCGCGTGATCATTGCCGCCCGGGAAAAGCTGGCAGAGAAAAAGGGTATTCCCCTGAAGAAAAAGGTGATTACCAGGTGGCTTCTACCCAACCTCAACCGGCTGGCGGCCTTCATGCCGGCGGCGGCCTTACTGGAGGGCATAGTTGCCGTCCGGGTAAGCGGCGGCTATTACCGGCCGCGCCTGAATTTACCCTTGGTCGGCAAACGTCTGCTGCCGTCCGTAGGGGGCAAAAGGCCGGAGTTCTTAACGTCTTCAACGGGTGGGAGCTTCTCCGCGTCATCTGCCGGGCGGAGGGTCGTCTTTTTTACCGGCTGCATGACGAATATGGCTTACCCCCGGGTGGCCGGAGCCGTGGTAGAGGTCCTGCGGCGCCATGGCGTTGAAGTGGTAATACCGAAAGAACTGGTCTGCTGCGGCCTGCCGATGCTTGCCGCCGGCGACAGGGAAAGTTTTTTGCGGGTTCGGGAAGAGAATATCAAAGTCTTTAAAAAATATCCCGGACTGGCGATAATCACCGCCTGCGCCAGCTGCGGTTCCACCTTGAAGGAATATTACGCCGGGGGTATTGAGGGCAAAGTTTACGATTTTACCGAGTTTCTCCTGGGGGAAGTCGATTTTCAACCGCCCAGGGGGGTGGTGGAGAGGAAAATCACCTACCACGACCCCTGCCACTTGCGCAAAGCCCAGCAAATCAAGGAGCAGCCCCGCCGCCTGTTAAAGAGCATACCAGGCGTGCAATATCAGGAAGTGAAAGAACCCGACCGCTGCTGCGGTTTTGGCGGAACCTTCAGCCTGAGCTTTCCCGACCTGTCCCAGGAAATCGGGATTACCAAGGTTCAGGCATTGATGGACACCGGCGCCGATACGGTGGTAACGGCTTGCCCGGGATGCATGCTGCAACTGGCCGACGGTTTATACAATCGGCAGAGCGCGGCTGCAGTCATGCATGTGGCGGAAGTGCTGGCCGCCGCTTACCGGGCGGAAGAGAGACAAAATTAG
- a CDS encoding adenylosuccinate synthase, which yields MAAVVLVGAQWGDEGKGKITDYLAEKAEVVVRYQGGSNAGHTVMVEEQEFRLHLVPSGILYPGKLCLIGNGVVVDPAVLVKELDGLAERGVDTAALRISNRAHLILPYHKGLDVAEEERRGDARIGTTGRGIGPAYVDKTARTGIRVGDLLDWDGFREKLARNLAAANEVMEKIYGRPGYDLDAVLEEYAGYARRLKPLIADTVRLINDALREGRRVLFEGAQGTLLDLDQGTYPFVTSSYPTAGGACIGAGVGPTRIDKVLGVAKAYTTRVGAGPFPAEAKDDIGDMLRERGREYGTTTGRPRRCGWLDAVILRHAAEVNGLTGLALTKLDVLTGIEPLRICTGYRYGGEVLKDFPAALKVLEQCQPVYEELPGWQEDISNARTLADLPPACRGYIRRVEELTGVPVQIVAVGPQRKQTIILEDPF from the coding sequence ATGGCGGCGGTAGTCCTGGTGGGAGCCCAATGGGGCGACGAAGGCAAGGGTAAAATTACTGATTACCTGGCGGAAAAGGCGGAAGTGGTTGTCCGCTACCAGGGAGGTAGCAACGCCGGCCATACGGTAATGGTCGAGGAACAGGAATTCAGACTGCACCTGGTCCCTTCCGGCATCCTCTATCCCGGCAAGCTCTGCCTTATCGGCAACGGCGTGGTTGTCGATCCGGCCGTTCTAGTTAAAGAGCTGGACGGCCTGGCGGAGCGCGGCGTTGATACGGCGGCATTAAGGATCAGCAATCGGGCCCACCTTATTTTACCGTATCATAAAGGGCTAGATGTTGCCGAGGAGGAACGCCGGGGCGACGCAAGGATCGGTACCACCGGTCGGGGCATCGGACCTGCCTACGTAGATAAAACGGCCCGGACGGGCATCCGGGTGGGCGATCTCCTTGACTGGGATGGATTTCGGGAAAAACTGGCCCGCAACCTGGCCGCCGCCAATGAAGTGATGGAGAAGATTTACGGCCGGCCGGGTTATGACCTGGACGCAGTCCTCGAAGAGTATGCCGGTTATGCCCGGCGCCTTAAACCCCTTATCGCCGACACCGTGCGCCTGATCAACGATGCCCTGCGTGAGGGCCGCCGGGTCCTTTTTGAAGGAGCCCAGGGTACACTTTTGGACCTGGATCAGGGGACTTATCCCTTTGTGACTTCTTCCTATCCGACGGCCGGCGGTGCCTGCATCGGCGCCGGTGTCGGCCCGACCAGGATTGACAAGGTACTGGGGGTGGCCAAGGCCTATACCACCCGAGTAGGCGCCGGTCCTTTCCCGGCCGAGGCGAAGGACGATATCGGGGATATGCTGCGGGAACGTGGCAGGGAATATGGAACGACCACCGGGCGGCCGCGGCGCTGCGGCTGGCTGGATGCGGTTATCTTGCGCCATGCCGCCGAAGTCAACGGTCTGACGGGTCTGGCTTTGACCAAACTGGATGTGCTGACGGGTATTGAGCCTTTGCGCATCTGCACCGGTTATCGTTATGGCGGCGAGGTGCTGAAGGACTTTCCTGCCGCCCTGAAAGTCCTGGAGCAGTGCCAACCGGTCTATGAAGAACTTCCCGGTTGGCAGGAAGACATCAGCAACGCCAGAACCTTAGCCGATCTACCGCCTGCCTGCCGGGGTTATATCCGCCGGGTAGAAGAACTGACTGGCGTACCCGTGCAGATCGTGGCCGTGGGGCCGCAGCGGAAACAGACAATTATTTTAGAAGATCCTTTTTAA